In Flavobacterium sp. N3904, one DNA window encodes the following:
- the bshA gene encoding N-acetyl-alpha-D-glucosaminyl L-malate synthase BshA yields MKIAIVCYPTFGGSGVVATELGLELARRGHEIHFITYSQPVRLALLNPNVHYHEVIVPEYPLFHFQPYELALSSKLVDMVKLYKIELLHVHYAIPHAYAGYMAKQMLKDEGIDIPMVTTLHGTDITLVGNHPFYKPAVTFSINKSDYVTSVSQSLKDDTLKLFNIKNEIQVIPNFIELDKNKNDFTVPCSRSVMANSNERIITHISNFRKVKRIPDIIKIFYKIQKEIPSKLMMVGDGPEKEKAERMCRKFGIQDKVIFFGNSNEIDRILCLTDLFLLPSETESFGLAALEAMACGVPVISSNSGGLPEVNLDGVSGYLSDVGEITEMAQNALKILKDDTVLAEFKKNALHVAENFDIKNILPIYEALYLKAINKYK; encoded by the coding sequence ATGAAAATAGCAATAGTTTGTTATCCAACATTTGGCGGAAGTGGTGTAGTTGCTACAGAATTAGGTCTAGAATTAGCCAGAAGAGGTCACGAAATTCATTTTATAACGTATAGTCAACCCGTACGCTTGGCATTGTTAAATCCCAATGTGCATTATCACGAAGTAATTGTTCCAGAATATCCTCTTTTTCATTTTCAGCCCTATGAATTGGCCTTATCCAGCAAATTGGTAGATATGGTTAAATTGTACAAAATAGAATTATTGCATGTACATTATGCTATTCCTCATGCGTATGCCGGTTACATGGCCAAGCAAATGCTGAAAGATGAAGGGATTGACATCCCGATGGTAACTACGCTTCATGGAACCGACATTACTTTGGTGGGTAATCATCCTTTTTACAAACCCGCAGTAACCTTTAGCATCAATAAATCAGATTATGTGACTTCGGTTTCCCAAAGCCTCAAAGACGATACCCTGAAATTATTCAATATAAAAAATGAAATTCAAGTAATTCCAAATTTTATTGAATTGGATAAAAACAAGAATGATTTTACTGTGCCTTGCAGTCGTTCGGTTATGGCCAATTCAAATGAAAGGATAATTACACATATCAGTAATTTTAGAAAAGTAAAACGAATTCCAGATATTATTAAAATATTTTATAAAATTCAAAAAGAAATTCCTTCCAAATTAATGATGGTAGGTGATGGACCCGAAAAAGAAAAAGCCGAAAGAATGTGCAGAAAATTTGGCATTCAGGACAAAGTGATATTCTTTGGGAACAGTAACGAAATTGATCGAATATTATGTCTTACGGATTTATTCCTTTTGCCATCAGAAACTGAAAGTTTCGGATTGGCAGCACTCGAAGCTATGGCCTGTGGAGTTCCTGTGATATCAAGCAATTCTGGTGGTCTGCCTGAAGTGAATTTGGATGGAGTATCTGGTTATTTGAGTGATGTAGGAGAGATTACTGAAATGGCACAAAATGCTTTGAAAATTTTAAAGGATGATACAGTTCTTGCCGAATTCAAAAAGAATGCATTGCATGTTGCAGAAAATTTTGACATCAAAAACATTCTGCCTATTTATGAAGCTTTGTATCTAAAAGCGATAAATAAATACAAGTAA
- a CDS encoding dicarboxylate/amino acid:cation symporter, translated as MTTTITKKPSFFKGLTGQILIAMLLGAVLGVIIHNSTSVDTAQEFSNKIKMLATIFIRLVQMIIAPLVFTTLVVGIAKLGDIKAVGRIGGRALGWFFTASFISLLIGMFYVNLLQPGVGLNLSNVDLATVTDVTAKTQNLSFENFIEHIVPKSLFEALATNEILQIVIFSIFFGLAAASIGDHAKPVIDFLDRTSHIVLKMVNFVMKFAPIGVFGAIAGVFAVRDFQELAITYFKFFGSFLVGIGTLWVVLIFVGYIFLGKRIKTLLQHIVSPLIIAFGTTSSEAVFPKLTEELERFGVKDKIVSFMLPLGYSFNLDGSMMYMTFAAIFIAQAYGIHLDYPTQFTMLFVLMLTSKGIAGVPRASLVVVAATCGMFKIPIEGIALILPIDHFCDMFRSATNVLGNALATSVVGKWEEENESVLK; from the coding sequence ATGACTACTACAATAACCAAAAAACCATCTTTTTTTAAAGGTCTTACGGGACAAATTCTTATTGCGATGCTCTTAGGAGCAGTTTTGGGTGTTATTATTCACAATTCGACATCAGTAGATACGGCCCAAGAATTCAGCAATAAAATAAAAATGCTTGCAACTATCTTTATTAGGTTAGTGCAAATGATAATTGCACCATTGGTTTTTACAACTTTAGTGGTAGGAATTGCCAAACTGGGAGATATAAAAGCGGTTGGTAGAATTGGAGGAAGAGCTTTAGGTTGGTTTTTTACAGCTTCTTTCATTTCATTATTGATAGGGATGTTTTATGTGAATTTATTGCAGCCTGGGGTTGGATTAAATTTATCAAATGTCGATTTGGCAACTGTTACAGATGTAACTGCAAAAACCCAAAATTTATCTTTTGAAAATTTTATAGAACACATAGTTCCCAAAAGTCTTTTTGAGGCATTGGCAACAAACGAAATTTTGCAGATTGTAATTTTTTCTATTTTCTTTGGATTGGCTGCGGCATCTATTGGAGATCATGCAAAACCAGTAATTGATTTTCTGGACAGAACCTCCCATATTGTTTTGAAAATGGTAAATTTTGTAATGAAATTTGCGCCAATTGGGGTTTTTGGCGCTATTGCAGGAGTATTTGCCGTGAGAGATTTTCAAGAATTAGCGATTACATATTTTAAATTTTTCGGATCCTTTTTGGTAGGAATTGGTACACTTTGGGTAGTTTTAATTTTTGTGGGTTATATTTTCTTAGGAAAAAGAATTAAAACATTATTGCAGCATATTGTAAGCCCCTTGATTATCGCATTTGGAACTACAAGTTCTGAGGCAGTTTTTCCTAAGCTTACAGAAGAATTGGAACGTTTTGGAGTAAAAGATAAAATAGTTTCTTTTATGTTGCCGCTTGGGTATTCATTTAACCTAGACGGAAGTATGATGTATATGACTTTTGCCGCTATTTTTATCGCTCAGGCGTATGGAATACATTTAGATTATCCAACGCAATTTACAATGCTTTTTGTTTTAATGCTGACCAGTAAAGGAATTGCAGGAGTGCCAAGAGCCAGTTTAGTAGTGGTTGCGGCAACTTGTGGTATGTTTAAAATTCCTATTGAGGGAATTGCTTTAATATTGCCGATTGATCATTTCTGTGACATGTTTAGAAGTGCAACAAATGTTTTGGGAAATGCACTTGCTACATCGGTTGTTGGAAAATGGGAAGAGGAGAACGAAAGTGTTTTGAAATAA
- a CDS encoding efflux RND transporter periplasmic adaptor subunit has translation MKNNIAILFFLVLALISCKNNKEEEPISNDSKETVVEKNVVTFTDAQIKAIDLQLGDFEQKNLTTTLKINGKLSLPPQYQAQVSILAGGVVKNILVQEGEFVAAGKTLATIVNTEVIQLQQDYLENNANLNYLEKEYQRQKELRDDNINAGKTYQQAQRELQIAQAKKETLRSKLMQLGINAGKLTSKNIASSIAISAPISGYIQHINLSMGKYADANAVLFEIIDNRFLHLDLKVFEKDIHKIKIGQSITFSDANDVSHTHPAKIYAINKAFEPNEQAVLVHAKINETTETLLPGMYVEARVKIDNNSTTVLPTEAIVNNGNDHYIFVSTGKNTFQQIKVTIGTSDLGFTEVKVIDNVPDNAKAVIKGAYYLLSELTKGSGEE, from the coding sequence ATGAAAAATAATATAGCAATCTTATTCTTTTTAGTCTTAGCTCTGATCTCCTGCAAAAACAATAAAGAGGAAGAACCAATAAGTAATGATTCAAAGGAAACAGTAGTAGAAAAAAACGTTGTGACTTTTACAGATGCTCAAATAAAAGCAATAGACTTACAGTTAGGTGATTTTGAACAGAAAAACCTAACCACAACCTTAAAAATAAATGGAAAATTATCACTGCCACCACAATATCAAGCACAGGTAAGCATCTTGGCCGGAGGTGTTGTTAAAAATATTTTGGTTCAAGAAGGAGAGTTTGTGGCAGCAGGAAAAACGTTGGCAACCATTGTTAATACTGAAGTGATTCAATTACAACAGGATTATTTAGAAAACAATGCCAACCTCAATTATTTGGAGAAGGAATACCAACGCCAAAAGGAGTTGAGGGATGATAATATAAATGCCGGTAAAACCTACCAGCAGGCTCAAAGAGAATTACAGATTGCTCAGGCCAAAAAAGAAACTTTGCGTTCTAAATTGATGCAATTAGGAATAAATGCAGGTAAGCTAACCTCAAAAAATATTGCTTCAAGTATTGCTATTTCGGCACCAATAAGCGGATATATTCAGCATATTAATTTAAGTATGGGTAAATATGCCGATGCCAATGCAGTATTGTTTGAAATCATTGACAATCGTTTTTTGCATTTGGATTTAAAAGTTTTTGAAAAAGACATTCACAAAATAAAAATTGGCCAATCAATTACTTTTAGTGATGCGAATGATGTTTCGCACACCCATCCAGCCAAAATCTACGCCATCAACAAAGCATTTGAACCAAACGAACAGGCGGTATTGGTGCACGCCAAAATAAATGAAACTACCGAAACGCTGTTGCCAGGAATGTATGTAGAGGCAAGAGTAAAAATTGATAATAACAGCACAACGGTACTACCCACAGAAGCTATAGTGAATAATGGTAACGACCATTATATTTTTGTTTCAACAGGTAAAAATACGTTTCAACAAATAAAAGTGACTATTGGCACTTCGGATTTGGGCTTTACCGAAGTTAAGGTAATTGATAACGTTCCAGATAATGCAAAAGCGGTGATAAAAGGAGCATACTATTTATTGTCAGAATTAACTAAAGGAAGTGGAGAAGAATAA
- a CDS encoding LA_2272 family surface repeat-containing protein — protein MRKLYSFILLILTLASFGQDIERKNRYLFWTYHQRNVNTNGFSLGIGSFGESMNSYTNGLKIELIGMGILLPLIPKSPIADNEIEYKKLMISPISERVNGIVISGAGNVCDCTTNGINIGLIGHANRKLNGISIAGVMNIAQESNGIQISAFNESFKMNGLQVGLTNYSYNTNGFQIALMNTSKNLKGIQIGLWNVNQKRKFPLINWNFEN, from the coding sequence ATGAGAAAACTATATTCATTTATCTTATTAATTTTGACATTAGCATCTTTTGGACAAGATATTGAACGAAAAAATCGTTATTTATTTTGGACTTATCATCAAAGAAATGTGAATACTAATGGATTTTCATTAGGTATTGGTTCATTTGGCGAATCAATGAATAGTTATACAAACGGTTTGAAAATTGAATTAATAGGAATGGGAATTTTACTTCCTTTAATTCCTAAAAGTCCAATTGCAGACAATGAAATTGAATATAAAAAGTTAATGATAAGCCCAATTTCAGAAAGAGTAAATGGAATCGTTATTTCTGGCGCAGGAAATGTGTGTGATTGCACAACAAATGGAATAAACATTGGTCTTATTGGCCACGCAAATAGAAAATTAAACGGAATTTCAATTGCAGGAGTTATGAACATTGCTCAAGAAAGTAATGGAATTCAAATTTCAGCGTTTAACGAAAGTTTTAAAATGAATGGTTTACAAGTTGGTTTAACAAATTACAGTTACAACACAAATGGTTTTCAAATTGCATTAATGAATACATCGAAAAATCTAAAAGGAATACAAATTGGACTTTGGAATGTAAATCAAAAAAGGAAATTTCCGTTGATTAATTGGAATTTTGAAAACTGA
- the aroC gene encoding chorismate synthase codes for MAGNSYGTLYRITTFGESHGEALGGIIDGCPSGIQLDLEAIQLEMARRKPGQSAIVTQRKEPDDVQFLSGIFEGKTTGTPIGFIIPNTNQKSDDYSHIKDNYRPSHADFVYEKKYGVRDYRGGGRSSARETASRVVAGAIAKQMLPEIKINAYVSSVGPIFLEKPYQELDFSKIESNPVRCPDEAMAATMEDYIKQIRKEGDTVGGTVTCVIQNVPIGLGEPVFDKLHAELGKAMLSINAVKGFEFGSGFEGVKMKGSEHNDLYNPDGTTQTNLSGGIQGGISNGMDIYFRVAFKPVATIMQKQESLDNKGNITEMTGKGRHDPCVVPRAVPIVEAMAAIVLADFYLLNKTYL; via the coding sequence ATGGCAGGAAATAGTTACGGAACACTATATAGAATAACCACTTTTGGAGAATCACACGGAGAAGCTTTGGGCGGTATTATTGATGGTTGCCCCTCAGGAATTCAACTGGATCTGGAGGCAATTCAATTGGAAATGGCGCGAAGAAAACCAGGTCAGTCTGCAATCGTTACACAACGCAAAGAACCAGATGATGTACAGTTTTTATCTGGAATTTTTGAAGGTAAAACAACTGGAACCCCGATAGGTTTTATAATACCAAATACCAATCAAAAATCGGATGATTACTCCCACATAAAAGATAATTACAGACCAAGTCATGCCGATTTTGTGTATGAAAAAAAATATGGCGTGCGTGATTATCGAGGCGGAGGCCGCAGTTCTGCCCGTGAAACGGCCAGTAGAGTAGTGGCGGGTGCTATTGCAAAACAAATGCTGCCCGAAATTAAAATAAACGCTTACGTTTCTTCTGTTGGACCAATTTTTTTGGAAAAACCATATCAGGAATTGGATTTTTCTAAAATCGAAAGCAATCCAGTACGTTGTCCCGACGAAGCGATGGCTGCGACAATGGAAGATTATATCAAACAAATCCGTAAAGAGGGCGATACCGTTGGAGGTACTGTAACTTGTGTTATTCAAAATGTGCCTATTGGCTTGGGAGAACCCGTTTTTGATAAATTGCATGCAGAACTTGGAAAAGCAATGTTGTCCATAAATGCCGTAAAAGGTTTTGAATTTGGAAGTGGTTTTGAAGGCGTTAAAATGAAAGGGAGCGAACACAATGATTTATACAATCCTGACGGTACTACGCAAACCAATCTTTCTGGAGGAATACAAGGTGGAATAAGCAACGGAATGGATATTTATTTCCGTGTAGCTTTCAAACCAGTAGCCACTATAATGCAAAAACAAGAATCATTAGACAATAAAGGAAATATAACCGAAATGACAGGAAAAGGACGCCATGATCCTTGTGTTGTTCCTCGCGCAGTTCCTATTGTAGAAGCGATGGCGGCAATTGTTCTTGCAGATTTTTATCTTTTGAATAAAACCTATCTATAA
- a CDS encoding heavy metal translocating P-type ATPase yields the protein MNNKFKEDKNIKIDKLDSCCSTHDEHSHSDSDGHDHDHDHSHGDESYFQMFFPSVISFCLLLIGIALDNYFPQTWFTGWIRIGWYIVAYIPVGLPVLKETFESIKNGEFFSEFSLMVIATLGAFAIGQYPEGVAVMLFYGIGENFQGLAVKRAKSNIKLLLDQRPDTATVMDGENTISKKASEISIGEIIQLKPGEKLALDGKLLSESATFNTAALTGESKPDSKKKNESVLAGMINLNTVVEVEVTTAYTDSKLSKILEMVQEATAKKAPTELFIRKFAKLYTPIVVYLALAICLVPMFFVAHYVFSDWLYRALVFLVISCPCALVISIPLGYFGGIGAASKNGILFKGSNFLDIMAAVQVVVLDKTGTLTKGVFTVQKVVVVGISEDDLVQHTAALESKSTHPVGTAIVQYAKALDATLKITDVEEIAGHGLKGKINDIEIIVGNVKLMKRFNINYDLELDKSPFTIIVVAINKVYSGYFLIADEIKEDAKTAIQSLHKINVKTVMLSGDKQAVVDAVAKELNIDSAYGDLLPENKAEQVETLKSQNLKVAFVGDGVNDAPVIALADAGIAMGGLGSDATIETADIVIQNDQPSKIYTAINIGKQTKRIVWQNITMAFVVKAVVLILGAGGLATMWEAVFADVGVALVAILNAVRIQRMNFK from the coding sequence ATGAATAATAAATTTAAAGAGGACAAAAATATAAAAATAGATAAATTGGATAGTTGCTGTTCGACTCACGATGAACATTCACATTCGGATTCAGATGGCCACGATCACGATCATGATCATTCACACGGAGATGAAAGCTATTTTCAAATGTTCTTTCCATCTGTAATTTCTTTTTGTTTATTGTTGATTGGAATTGCTTTGGATAATTATTTTCCTCAAACGTGGTTTACCGGTTGGATTCGAATTGGCTGGTATATTGTTGCTTACATTCCGGTTGGTTTACCTGTTTTAAAAGAAACTTTTGAAAGTATTAAAAACGGAGAATTTTTTTCGGAATTTTCATTGATGGTAATAGCCACTTTAGGCGCGTTTGCGATTGGTCAATATCCGGAAGGTGTTGCCGTAATGCTATTTTATGGTATTGGTGAGAATTTTCAAGGACTTGCAGTAAAAAGGGCTAAGTCCAATATAAAATTGTTATTAGACCAAAGACCTGATACCGCAACAGTAATGGATGGAGAAAATACCATTTCAAAAAAAGCTTCAGAAATTAGTATTGGAGAAATTATTCAATTGAAACCGGGAGAAAAATTAGCGTTAGACGGAAAACTACTTTCTGAAAGCGCCACTTTCAATACTGCTGCTTTAACAGGTGAAAGCAAGCCAGATAGCAAGAAGAAAAATGAAAGTGTTTTGGCAGGAATGATAAATCTAAACACAGTTGTTGAAGTCGAAGTTACAACTGCATACACCGATAGTAAACTCTCGAAAATTCTTGAGATGGTGCAGGAAGCAACAGCCAAAAAAGCACCAACCGAATTGTTTATTCGAAAGTTTGCCAAACTTTATACACCAATTGTGGTCTATCTGGCGCTGGCAATTTGTTTAGTGCCAATGTTTTTTGTTGCGCATTATGTGTTCAGTGATTGGTTGTATCGTGCTTTGGTTTTCTTGGTAATTTCCTGCCCTTGTGCTTTGGTTATTTCTATTCCTTTGGGATATTTTGGTGGAATTGGAGCGGCAAGTAAAAACGGAATTCTATTCAAAGGGTCTAATTTTCTGGATATAATGGCAGCTGTTCAGGTAGTGGTGCTAGACAAAACAGGAACATTGACCAAAGGCGTTTTTACAGTTCAAAAAGTAGTAGTTGTAGGTATTTCAGAAGATGATTTGGTACAGCATACTGCAGCATTAGAATCGAAATCTACGCATCCTGTTGGCACAGCAATTGTGCAATATGCAAAAGCGTTGGATGCAACTTTAAAAATTACCGACGTAGAGGAAATAGCGGGACACGGATTGAAAGGTAAAATAAATGATATCGAAATAATAGTTGGAAATGTAAAACTGATGAAACGATTCAATATTAATTATGATTTGGAACTGGATAAGTCGCCTTTTACCATTATAGTTGTAGCCATTAATAAAGTGTATTCGGGTTATTTTTTAATTGCTGATGAAATAAAAGAAGATGCCAAAACGGCAATTCAAAGTTTGCATAAAATAAATGTCAAAACGGTAATGCTTTCTGGTGATAAGCAAGCTGTTGTTGATGCTGTTGCAAAAGAACTGAATATCGATTCGGCTTATGGAGATTTGTTACCCGAAAATAAAGCAGAACAGGTAGAAACATTAAAATCACAAAATCTAAAGGTAGCTTTTGTCGGTGATGGTGTAAATGACGCTCCTGTTATTGCGCTTGCTGATGCGGGAATTGCAATGGGCGGATTAGGAAGTGATGCAACTATCGAAACGGCTGATATTGTTATTCAAAATGATCAGCCTTCAAAAATTTACACAGCCATCAATATCGGAAAACAAACCAAAAGGATTGTCTGGCAAAATATAACTATGGCATTTGTTGTAAAAGCCGTTGTTTTAATTCTTGGCGCAGGAGGTTTGGCTACGATGTGGGAAGCTGTTTTTGCGGATGTAGGAGTGGCGTTAGTGGCCATTTTGAATGCAGTTCGGATTCAGAGAATGAACTTTAAATAG